Sequence from the Paenibacillus tundrae genome:
TGGGTCTTTAACAAATTTTCCTCGGTGGAGAATTCGCGTAGTACATCACTCGGGGTTTCCTCAAAGACCGGAGTTAAGTCGGATACATCCTTCGCTTTACCCTCAGCGACCATGACGTAGCTGCTCAGGTGAAATAGTGGCTCTCTTGCAATCCATTCCATCGTATCGTCGATCCCTGCTCGGGCATATGCTTGTCCGAAGACAACAACACGTGTATGTCCCCAGGAGATTCTTCTCGTGAGATCTGTCTGGATTCGTTCTAACGCATCGGCAATTGTAGGGGCTACCGCAGATACTACGGCATACGGCTCCTTGCTCGATCCTCCTCGATCTGGTGATAGCCGGTTTGGAAGCGGCATTGTTAATGAAACCTCAACTTCTCCAGGCGTATCGGTCTTGTCAACATACATGGCAGTGATAAATGTGCGCTCGTTAATTTCGACTTTAGACCAGCAGCCACCACAGAAGAGGCAGCATGTCACGAATAGAGCTAGTTTAGGCAAAATATAGCGAAGGCTCATGGCGTATCTTGCCTCGTTTCATTATCCGCTGCATATGCTTTGGTTCGTTTTTTCATAAGGAACCAGGGCACCCGAATGAACGTATCCTTGATATCACGAAGGACAAGCGGCGCAAAAGGTTGCATATATGGAACTCCGAAGGAGCGCAGACTTACCATATACCAGTAAATTAGATAGATCGAAATGACTACGCCAAACAGACCAAGTGTTCCACCGACGAGTAACACAGGAAATCGAAGAAGCCGGAATGCCAATCCTAATTCAAAATGTGGAATGATAAAGGCGGCAATACCAGTAATGGAAACGACAATCACAAGCGGGGCAGAGACAATACCTGCCTGCACAGCCGCCTGACCGATGACAATACCGCCAATAATGGACACGGTTTGCCCTAACGGCTTCGGAATACGTATCCCTGCTTCACGCAGCCCCTCAAAGGTGATTTCCATAATGAAGGCTTCAACCAATGCAGGAAAAGGAATGTTCTCCCTGGCGGAGGCGATCGTAATTAGCAGATTCGTTGGGATGATTTCTGGATGAAAGGTGGTGACTGCCACATAGACCGAAGGTAACAAAAACGCAAAAAAGGCAAATAGCAGACGAATGATCCGAATGAAAGAAGCAGAATGAAACCGTTGATAGTAGTCTTCAGAAGATTGCATTAACGAGAAGAAGGTGACGGGAATAAGTATTGAGAATGGCGTGCCATCCTGCATGACGCCAATACGCCCCTCAACGAGTGCAGCTGCGACGGAATCTGGCCGCTCGGTATATTGGTACTGGGGAAATGGTGACAGCGGATGATCCTCCAGAAACTCCGATAAATAGCTGACGCCTAAGCTGCTATCCATATCAATTTCATTCAAACTGTTCAACACGTTTTCTAGAATATCCGGTTTGCATAACCCTTCAATGTACACGACATATACAACGGTTTTGGTATATTTGCCGATTGTGAATTGGATCATTTTGAAGTCAGGGTGTTTAATTTTGTGCCGAAGTAGAGACATATTCGCATGAATATCTTCAATGAATGCCTCTTGAGGGCCAACCACAACTACCTCGTTCGTGGATTCGGGTATAGAACGTTTCTGATAATCTTGAATCGAGAACACAATCCAATTGGCCAATCCTTCAAAATGAAGAACGGCATTACCAGAGACGATGTCACTCACCAGTTGTTCAGATGATTCTGTGAGCTGTGAGTCCAGTGTGAAAAAAGAGCCACTAACAATTCGCGCTGTAAGCATAGGGTCTATTTCGTCGCGTGATGCTTCTTCTAGCAAGGGTTTAACGATGGCTTCTCTCATCGTGGCGGTATCTACAATGGATTGGATGTAGATGAGCTCACAATGAATCGTACCAATCTGAAAGGGCTGATAGACAATATCCGTAGCGCCCAAGAGACGGGTCTTCACCTGTTCAAGCGTGCTGCCTGTTTCCATTCCATGTTTCCTCCTTGATTCGCCAGTCTATATGATGACTTGTCATCTTCCTGTAGTTTGTGACGCCTGACCTTAAATATTCTTGCATTTGTGGAAAAGTCAAAAAGATTGCAAACTTTAGTGCAAATGATGAATGTGGAATTTTGAGATAACCTATATAATAAGAGGACATTGATTAAGAGGAAGAGATAAGGAGAGAAACGAGATGACAGACCAGATTAGAATCGCTGAGCTTGCTGATGTTGAACATGTGAGTGAGTTATTTAATCAATATCGTATCTTCTACAATGAACCTTCAGATCTAGAAGGAGCCGTACAATACATAACGAATCGAATGCAGCGTAATGAATCAATAATTTTAGTAGCTGAAAGAAATACGGGATCGGAAGTGCTTGAATCAAT
This genomic interval carries:
- a CDS encoding spore germination protein, which produces METGSTLEQVKTRLLGATDIVYQPFQIGTIHCELIYIQSIVDTATMREAIVKPLLEEASRDEIDPMLTARIVSGSFFTLDSQLTESSEQLVSDIVSGNAVLHFEGLANWIVFSIQDYQKRSIPESTNEVVVVGPQEAFIEDIHANMSLLRHKIKHPDFKMIQFTIGKYTKTVVYVVYIEGLCKPDILENVLNSLNEIDMDSSLGVSYLSEFLEDHPLSPFPQYQYTERPDSVAAALVEGRIGVMQDGTPFSILIPVTFFSLMQSSEDYYQRFHSASFIRIIRLLFAFFAFLLPSVYVAVTTFHPEIIPTNLLITIASARENIPFPALVEAFIMEITFEGLREAGIRIPKPLGQTVSIIGGIVIGQAAVQAGIVSAPLVIVVSITGIAAFIIPHFELGLAFRLLRFPVLLVGGTLGLFGVVISIYLIYWYMVSLRSFGVPYMQPFAPLVLRDIKDTFIRVPWFLMKKRTKAYAADNETRQDTP